Proteins found in one Solitalea lacus genomic segment:
- a CDS encoding cytochrome c oxidase subunit II — protein MSILKKISFFASAAVATLYTNVAMAQAATADAGAEAAKAAARTEMWLTVALYILIFIAAGFILSVVGKALKVYELTASATGKKKGINWNSIHATLFLVIGFLGLYGAFWEIVHHGKMLLPEPASAHGVKTDNLLHVTFYITFTVFLLTHIVLFTYVYLYRARKNRTAYYYPHNDNLEKVWTLVPAIVLSILVFFGWKTWTGIMYPSNLKDAIKVEAVAEQFKWTVRYAGKDNELGPRNYRLIGGDNVLGVKFDDQKSHDDFFPQEIVLPVNKTVQFQFGAKDVIHSAYMPHFRVQMNCVPGMNTYFTFTPTITTNEMRSKVNDPNFDYLLYCNKICGASHFNMKFVIKVVSDKEYRAWLKTQTPFWVKKNEKPAPAAPAETPAAPADSSKTDTAAASKTLAINIK, from the coding sequence ATGTCGATACTTAAAAAAATATCATTTTTTGCTTCTGCAGCCGTTGCTACATTGTATACCAATGTGGCAATGGCCCAGGCTGCAACTGCTGATGCAGGTGCCGAGGCTGCAAAAGCTGCTGCACGTACCGAAATGTGGTTAACCGTAGCACTTTACATACTAATATTTATTGCTGCCGGTTTCATTTTGAGCGTTGTTGGTAAAGCCTTAAAAGTTTATGAATTAACAGCTTCCGCTACCGGAAAGAAAAAAGGAATTAACTGGAACTCTATACATGCCACTTTATTCCTTGTTATCGGTTTCTTAGGTTTATACGGTGCATTTTGGGAGATAGTTCATCATGGTAAAATGCTTTTGCCTGAACCAGCTTCTGCCCATGGCGTTAAAACCGATAATTTATTACACGTAACATTCTATATTACTTTTACGGTATTTTTATTAACACACATTGTATTGTTTACTTATGTGTATTTATACAGAGCCCGTAAAAACAGAACTGCTTACTACTATCCTCACAACGACAACTTAGAGAAAGTTTGGACCTTGGTTCCGGCTATCGTACTGAGTATTTTGGTGTTCTTTGGATGGAAAACGTGGACTGGCATTATGTATCCTTCGAATTTGAAAGACGCCATTAAAGTTGAAGCAGTAGCAGAGCAATTTAAATGGACTGTTCGTTATGCAGGTAAAGATAATGAGTTAGGTCCTCGTAACTACCGTTTAATTGGCGGAGATAACGTGTTGGGTGTTAAGTTTGATGACCAAAAATCTCATGATGACTTTTTCCCTCAAGAAATTGTATTGCCAGTAAATAAAACAGTTCAATTCCAATTTGGAGCTAAGGATGTGATTCACTCTGCATATATGCCTCACTTCCGTGTTCAAATGAACTGTGTACCAGGTATGAATACTTACTTTACTTTTACTCCAACCATCACTACCAATGAGATGCGTTCGAAAGTAAATGACCCTAATTTTGATTACTTGTTGTACTGTAACAAAATTTGTGGAGCGTCACACTTCAATATGAAGTTTGTGATTAAAGTAGTAAGTGATAAAGAATACAGAGCATGGTTAAAAACTCAAACACCTTTCTGGGTGAAAAAGAATGAGAAACCAGCTCCAGCTGCACCAGCAGAAACACCTGCAGCTCCTGCTGATTCATCAAAAACTGATACAGCAGCTGCAAGCAAAACATTGGCAATTAATATTAAGTAA